Proteins from a genomic interval of Phlebotomus papatasi isolate M1 chromosome 3, Ppap_2.1, whole genome shotgun sequence:
- the LOC129806511 gene encoding 60S ribosomal protein L35 — translation MVKVKCSELRTKDKKDLLKQLDELKTELLNLRVAKVTGGAPSKLSKIRVVRKAIARVHIVMHQKTKENLRKVYKGKKFKPLDLRPKKTRAIRRALSERDANRKTMKEIRKNAKYPQRKYALKA, via the exons ATGGTTAAAGTTAAGTGCTCAGAATTGCGGACAAAGGACAAAAAGGACCTCCTGAAGCAGCTCGATGAGCTGAAGACGGAGCTCCTCAATCTGCGAGTGGCGAAAGTGACGGGTGGAGCCCCAAGCAAACTCTCCAAAAT CCGCGTCGTCCGGAAGGCTATTGCCAGGGTGCACATTGTGATGCACCAGAAGACAAAGGAGAACCTCAGGAAGGTGTACAAGGGCAAAAAGTTCAAGCCACTGGATCTGAGACCGAAGAAAACCCGCGCAATCCGTCGGGCTCTGAGTGAACGCGATGCCAACCGGAAGACCATGAAGGAGATCCGGAAGAATGCGAAATACCCACAGCGCAAGTATGCCCTGAAGGCTTAA
- the LOC129806503 gene encoding NADH dehydrogenase [ubiquinone] flavoprotein 2, mitochondrial, which yields MLSKSRSFVQKIWGSARLLQTSATKCSDNLFVHRDTPEDNPSIPFEFTAENKKRIEAIMSIYPEGHKRAAMIPLLDLAQRQHGWLPISAMHKVAEILSLPNMRVYEVATFYTMFLRKPTGKYHIQVCTTTPCWLRGSDEVLQTCMKKLNIGVGETTKDQKFTISEVECLGACVNAPMMAINDDYYEDLTVKDTEEILEDLSKGRKPVAGPRSGRFASEPNGGLTSLTEEPTGPGFGIQAGL from the exons ATGTTATCAAAATCGCGAAGTTTTGTTCAGAAGATT TGGGGCTCTGCGAGATTGCTCCAGACTTCTGCCACAAAATGCAGTGACAATCTCTTTGTCCATCGTGATACCCCTGAGGATAATCCGAGCATCCCGTTTGAGTTTACAGCGGAGAATAAGAAACGGATTGAAGCCATTATGAGTATCTATCCGGAAGGACACAAGAGAGCAGCGATGATCCCTCTGCTCGATCTTGCTCAGCGCCAGCATGGTTGGCTGCCCATTTCCGCTATGCACAAAGTCGCTGAGATTCTCTCCTTGCCCAATATGCGCGTCTACGAAGTGGCCACTTTCTACACGATGTTCCTGAGGAAGCCCACGGGAAAGTATCACATCCAGGTTTGCACCACAACCCCGTGCTGGCTTCGTGGATCAGACGAAGTCCTCCAAACCTGCATGAAGAAGCTCAATATTGGCGTTGGGGAAACGACCAAAGATCAGAAATTTACAATTTCTGAAGTGGAATGCCTAGGAGCCTGTGTCAATGCCCCAATGATGGCCATAAACGATGATTACTAC GAGGATTTAACGGTTAAGGATACAGAAGAGATTCTGGAGGATTTGTCAAAGGGACGCAAACCAGTGGCTGGTCCACGAAGTGGCCGGTTTGCTTCAGAACCCAACGGAGGGTTAACATCGCTGACTGAAGAGCCCACAGGTCCAGGATTTGGGATTCAAGCTGGCCTCTAG
- the LOC129806507 gene encoding ras-related protein Rab-30, with product MALVRIPEQKIILCGEYGVGKSSLFRRFLNNTFVPTSNRASTLGLDHFDKSYTVGDKEIKLQLWDTGGMERVASITSSYYKFAEAAILVFALDNAASFHSLSQHMLEIVTYAENAKIYLCGNKSDLEVSTPQVTDSDMEAFCEQCHSLISSTYKTSCKTGEGVEEMFRDIATHLVTLNRSRFELQALEQHGFKIEAAEEEGRDPSCIC from the exons ATGGCTCTAGTGAGAATTCCAGAACAAAAGATAATACTCTGCGGGGAATATGGTGTTGGGAAATCAAGCCTTTTCCGGCGATTCCTGAACAACACCTTCGTGCCAACTTCCAACCGGGCGTCCACCCTGGGGCTCGATCATTTCGACAAGAGCTACACCGTAGGAGACAAGGAGATCAAGCTCCAACTCTGGGATACAGGCGGGATGGAGAGG GTGGCTTCAATCACATCGAGTTACTATAAATTTGCCGAGGCTGCGATACTGGTGTTCGCCCTGGACAATGCTGCCAGCTTCCATTCACTGTCCCAGCACATGCTGGAGATTGTTACTTATgcagaaaatgccaaaatctattTGTGCGGCAACAAGTCCGACCTGGAAGTCAGCACGCCCCAAGTGACTGATTCGGACATGGAGGCGTTCTGCGAACAGTGCCATAGTCTCATTAGTTCCACCTACAAGACGTCCTGCAAGACGGGCGAGGGTGTCGAGGAGATGTTCAGAGATATTGCAACTCATCTCGTCACCCTCAATCGTTCGCGCTTCGAATTGCAAGCCCTGGAGCAGCATGGCTTCAAGATTGAAGCGGCCGAGGAGGAGGGCAGGGATCCTTCCTGCATCTGCTAG
- the LOC129806489 gene encoding cysteine desulfurase, mitochondrial, translating to MNQIFRKISSSPSLIQIPFKVSVLCRNTRLLSNDIKSKFSIRDEVLDGRPLYLDAQATTPLDPRVLDAMLPYLTSYYGNPHSRTHAYGWESEGAMEKARAQVAELIGADPREVIFTSGATESNNISVKGVARFYGEKKRHVITTQTEHKCVLDSCRALEGEGFRVTYLPVGKNGIISMEELEKAITPDTSLVSVMTVNNEIGVKQPVAEIGALCRSKGIFFHTDAAQAIGKIPIDVNAMKIDLMSISGHKVYGPKGVGAIYVRRRPRVRIEAIQSGGGQERGIRSGTVPTPLAVGLGAACEIASREMEYDHKWITFLSDRLHNKITSALPQVIRNGDPKETYPGCLNLSFAYVEGESLLMALKDVALSSGSACTSASLEPSYVLRAIGTDEDLAHSSIRFGMGRFTTVEEIDYTADKCIKHVTRLREMSPLWEMFQDGVDLKTIQWSQH from the exons ATGAATCAAATTTTCCGGAAAATCTCCTCAAGTCCATCACTCATCCAGATCCCCTTCAAAGTGTCCGTTTTGTGTCGAAATACGCGACTCCTGTCCAATG ATATCAAGTCAAAATTCAGTATTCGGGATGAAGTATTGGACGGCAGACCTCTGTATTTGGATGCCCAAGCCACGACTCCTTTg GATCCTCGAGTTCTCGATGCCATGCTGCCCTATTTGACCAGTTACTACGGGAATCCCCATTCCAGAACCCATGCCTATGGCTGGGAGAGTGAAGGAGCCATGGAGAAGGCAAGGGCTCAAGTGGCTGAACTCATTGGGGCAGATCCGAGGGAGGTTATTTTCACTTCCGGTGCCACTGAGTCCAATAATATCAGTGTCAAGGGAGTGGCTAGGTTCTATGGGGAGAAGAAACGCCATGTGATCACGACTCAGACTGAGCACAAATGCGTCCTGGACTCTTGCCGGGCGCTCGAGGGTGAAGGATTCCGGGTGACGTACTTGCCAGTGGGCAAAAATGGGATTATCAGCATGGAAGAGTTGGAAAAAGCCATCACTCCAGACACTTCCCTCGTCTCCGTGATGACAGTGAACAATGAGATTGGAGTGAAGCAGCCAGTGGCAGAGATTGGCGCCCTGTGCCGCTCCAAGGGAATTTTCTTTCACACGGATGCTGCCCAGGCCATCGGCAAGATTCCCATCGATGTCAACGCCATGAAGATCGACCTGATGTCAATCTCTGGGCACAAAGTGTACGGTCCCAAAGGAGTCGGCGCCATTTACGTCCGCCGGCGTCCGAGAGTGCGAATCGAGGCGATCCAGAGCGGAGGTGGCCAGGAACGAGGCATCCGCAGCGGAACTGTCCCAACTCCCCTTGCCGTTGGTCTAGGAGCCGCCTGTGAAATCGCTTCCCGCGAAATGGAGTACGATCACAAATGGATAACCTTCCTCTCAGACCGGCTCCACAACAAAATCACCTCAGCCCTGCCCCAGGTCATCCGCAATGGAGATCCCAAGGAAACCTACCCCGGCTGCCTGAATCTCTCCTTCGCCTACGTCGAGGGAGAATCTCTGCTCATGGCCCTCAAAGACGTGGCTCTTTCCAGTGGATCAGCCTGCACTTCAGCCTCCCTGGAGCCATCCTACGTCCTCCGGGCCATTGGAACAGACGAAGATCTCGCCCACAGTTCCATCCGATTCGGCATGGGCAGGTTCACAACCGTCGAGGAGATTGACTATACAGCCGACAAATGCATCAAACACGTCACACGGCTCCGGGAGATGTCTCCGCTCTGGGAAATGTTCCAGGACGGAGTGGACTTGAAGACGATTCAGTGGTCTCAGCATTAA
- the LOC129806471 gene encoding ATR-interacting protein mus304 — translation MSKRYSSLFQDTFENKRARLDVKVASNVQINTNFPASSVAGPSRAPVVRSHVVSNNDLWDLADDEDDHFVLLASQAAEAMEQGEKVLPKMNVDNSEVSFSRFSKEVDSSTQVRRKSPVENVDFFGDDDAFKGWTDCFEDEEEGQKTPESEERLFKEPERNMSAAVGHAQDIQIDYLQKELMKLKKDNEKLRAEHIQMHEKFQTKDGEAATLRLELEQIRKNRITSQMKANAYAESNVKSLQAQIQEQDKMIKALEIEAKMRTAVKRHDHFSTQYPQQPQQPQQDPPKEPPKEPDYNLHLPSLEELAKHFETNEDRNINIFRFKKEAGCSERGMAAYVNDLVNLLSDTILGPRDEEETRIRNFFQVISKGVLHIKNYLLNLEYDDYKESQYIPALHIRHLNAAYSLESSMEKEMDLYQKEKLFKFEECHIGRRFLAIVAFACTKLPLIDCFIEEIPCKSDGPSSTGNTETIVKCLQDILHDISYTKNLIGYLGLVTASAEILCALAYQIVDRQEHVNLANDLFRMILLTRPRLQSMLALSRFLSRLPSDNVLPKFLEGLCHSSPKETFLMDEVYKIQRFTKESCAMQVFGALLESTCLELYHSKDTKQWYVDCVMELALNMINFYIECFGNQLTWIQRVTESNCDCYNKIGSSAVVLLHFCLNHWLVRGAPQDRKVFLIAQQGVLLLHYIFGVNFKETVLKNNSHGVKSRLQKVYNLAKHYHRQLQFKECHRCAINTLGMNLIVVDPLCTSQSGKTASDSENEFIRDLAETFFNTL, via the exons ATGTCGAAGCGTTACTCAAGCCTGTTTCAGGACACATTTGAGAATAAGAGAGCGCGCCTGGACGTTAAAGTTGCATCAAATGTCCAGATAAATACGAATTTTCCGGCGTCGAGTGTAGCCGGGCCCTCGAGGGCTCCTGTGGTGCGATCTCACGTGGTCAGCAACAATGATCTGTGGGATCTGGCTGATGATGAAGATGATCACTTTGTCCTACTGGCCTCTCAGGCAGCCGAAGCCATGGAGCAGGGCGAGAAGGTGCTGCCCAAGATGAATGTTGACAATTCAGAAGTGTCCTTCTCGCGCTTCAGCAAGGAAGTTGATTCTAGTACCCAGGTCAGGAGGAAGAGCCCAGTGGAGAATGTTGATTTCTTTGGGGATGATGATGCATTTAAGGGTTGGACAGATTGTTTTGAGGATGAAGAGGAAGGGCAGAAGACGCCTGAAAGCGAGGAGAGACTCTTCAAGGAGCCAGAAAGGAATATGTCAGCAGCTGTTGGACATGCCCAGGACATTCAAATAGACTACCTGCAGAAGGAGCTGATGAAGCTGAAGAAGGACAATGAGAAACTCAGAGCAGAACATATCCAAATGCACGAAAAGTTCCAGACAAAAGACGGAGAAGCTGCTACTCTTCGGCTGGAACTGGAGCAGATCCGAAAGAACCGCATCACCAGTCAGATGAAAGCCAATGCATATGCTGAGAGCAATGTCAAGAGTCTCCAGGCACAAATCCAGGAACAAGATAAAATGATCAAAGCTCTTGAAATTGAGGCTAAAATGAGAACGGCAGTCAAGAGGCACGATCACTTTTCCACGCAGTACCCTCAGCAACCTCAGCAGCCTCAGCAAGATCCTCCCAAGGAGCCACCCAAGGAACCTGATTACAATCTCCATCTGCCTTCCTTGGAAGAACTAGCGAAACACTTCGAGACAAACGAAGACAGGAACATCAATATCTTTCGCTTCAAGAAGGAAGCAGGATGTTCCGAAAGGGGAATGGCCGCTTATGTCAATGATTTGGTGAATCTCCTCTCAGACACAATTTTGGGTCCGAGAGACGAAGAAGAAACCAGAATCCGGAATTTTTTTCAAGTGATTTCCAAAGGAGTTCTTCACATTAAGAATTACTTGCTGAATCTGGAATATGACGACTACAAAGAATCCCAGTACATTCCTGCATTGCACATTCGACACCTAAATGCTGCCTATTCCTTGGAATCTTCAATGGAGAAAGAAATGGATCTGTATCAGAAAGA AAAActcttcaaatttgaggaatgcCACATTGGAAGGCGCTTCCTGGCAATTGTGGCCTTTGCTTGTACAAAGTTGCCTCTAATTGATTGTTTTATTGAAGAGATTCCCTGCAAAAGCGATGGTCCGTCTTCCACTGGGAATACAGAAACTATCGTAAAGTGCTTACAGGATATTCTCCACGATATTAGCTATACT aaaaacttGATTGGATATCTGGGACTTGTGACTGCATCTGCAGAGATTTTATGTGCATTGGCGTATCAGATTGTTGATAGGCAGGAACATGTCAATTTGGCCAATGATCTATTTAGAATGATTCTTCTTACGCGGCCACGATTGCAATCTATGTTGGCACTGTCACGGTTTCTTTCGAGGTTGCCATCAGATAATGTGTTACCCAAATTCTTGGAAGGTTTGTGCCATTCGAGTCCTAAGGAAACCTTTTTAATGGACGAAGTATACAAGATTCAACGGTTTACGAAAGAATCCTGCGCTATGCAGGTCTTCGGTGCACTTTTGGAATCAACATGCTTGGAATTGTATCACAGCAAAGACACTAAACAATGGTATGTGGATTGTGTGATGGAATTGGCATTGAATATGATCAATTTCTACATCGAATGCTTCGGAAATCAATTGACGTGGATCCAAAGGGTGACAGAAAGCAATTGTGATTGCTATAACAAAATTGGATCATCTGCGGTAGTTCTTCTTCATTTCTGTCTCAATCATTGGCTCGTCAGAGGTGCACCACAGGACAGAAAAGTGTTCTTAATAGCTCAACAAGGAGTGTTGCTCCTGCATTATATTTTCGGAGTCAATTTCAAAGAAACTGTGCTTAAAAATAATAGCCATGGTGTGAAGAGTCGCCTTCAGAAAGTCTACAATCTCGCAAAGCACTACCACAGACAATTGCAGTTCAAGGAGTGTCACA GATGTGCTATTAACACCTTAGGAATGAATTTAATCGTCGTGGATCCTTTGTGTACATCACAAAGTGGAAAAACTGCCTCTGACTCAGAAAATGAATTCATCAGAGATCTGGCTGAGACATTCTTCAATACTCTCTGA
- the LOC129806492 gene encoding chitinase domain-containing protein 1, which translates to MFVGIRIVIVLIVISSVSCTLTPNSKSQKGSKTGELKVRKGPVNNPRDLVREEPSAKEILKENGAYYYNTSIKNFKGTVLAFVTPWNSLGYEVAETFAPKFDVVAPVWLQILRKGDKQYKLGGMHDIDEMWMKEIKRNSDYRTKITPRVLFDKFKDEDFSKLLAFQEERKIVSRIILNACDTYRFDGIVLEIWATLALRMDDPFLYNLVIDIATPLLEQKFHVYLAVPPVRDHLNNLFTPQNFEYLYNYVSGFTIMTYDYSNAQRPGPNAPIKWVRDSIEYICPKTLRNYKEMRKKLLLGLNFYGNDFTPEGGGPIVGHEYLRLLKFVNGRLQLDENDAENFFEVKTPTGRHIVFYPTLYSIQKRIELAEELGTGLSIWEIGQGLNYFYDLL; encoded by the exons ATGTTTGTAGGAATTAGAATAGTGATAGTGTTAATTGTGATCAGTTCCGTGTCCTGCACGTTGACGCCCAATTCGAAGAGTCAGAAAGGAAGTAAAACCGGCGAGTTGAAGGTCCGCAAAGGTCCAGTCAATAATCCTCGAGATCTTGTCCGGGAGGAGCCAAGTGCTAAGGAGATTCTCAAGGAAAATGGTGCTTACTACTATAATACATCGATTAAGAACTTCAAGGGAACCGTCCTGGCATTTGTTACCCCG TGGAATAGCTTAGGGTATGAGGTTGCGGAGACCTTTGCCCCAAAATTCGATGTTGTTGCGCCGGTTTGGCTCCAAATCCTCCGGAAGGGAGACAAACAGTACAAACTGGGCGGAATGCATGACATTGATGAGATGTGGATGAAGGAAATTAAGAGGAACAGCGATTATAGGACCAAAA TTACACCAAGAGTTCTGTTTGATAAATTCAAAGATGAGGATTTTTCGAAGCTCCTTGCGTTCCAGGAGGAGAGAAAAATAGTGTCACGGATCATTCTCAATGCATGCGATACTTATCGTTTTGATGGGATTGTCCTGGAGATATGGGCTACATTAGCTCTTCGGATGGATGATCCTTTTCTCTATAATCTCGTGATTGATATTGCTACGCCTCTGTTGGAGCAGAAATTCCATGTCTATCTGGCCGTTCCTCCGGTCAGGGATCACCTCAATAACTTATTTACGCCACAGAACTTTGAGTATTTGTACAATTATGTGAGCGGATTCACGATAATGACGTACGATTACTCAAATGCACAGAGACCAGGACCAAATGCCCCAATAAAATGGGTGAGGGATTCAATTGAATACATCTGCCCAAAGACACTGCGCAATTACAAGGAGATGCGAAAGAAACTACTGCTGGGACTCAATTTCTACGGGAACGACTTTACACCGGAAGGAGGTGGCCCAATTGTTGGGCATGAGTATCTAagacttttaaaatttgtaaatggaAGACTGCAACTCGATGAAAATGATGCGGAAAATTTCTTCGAAGTTAAAACGCCTACAGGACGTCATATAGTATTCTATCCAACGCTCTATTCCATTCAGAAACGCATTGAACTTGCCGAAGAACTTGGCACCGGGCTTTCCATCTGGGAAATCGGACAGGGACTTAATTACTTCTATGATTTACTCTAA